The Fulvia fulva chromosome 6, complete sequence genome includes a window with the following:
- a CDS encoding Dimethylsulfonioproprionate lyase DddW yields MPHSPPTKTSPVFIPACAIKSQPLESFPNTSNGIVSWKTPLSSDLTPSDSLTAGIATCPADSGYLAHHRHEQAEMYLILKGEGLVRVDGDERRVEKGDAVFIPGNAEHGIRNVGQGDLEWFYCFAADKFGDVGYRFSGSVEKAKL; encoded by the coding sequence ATGCCGCACTCTCCACCTACAAAGACATCCCCAGTCTTCATCCCGGCCTGCGCCATCAAGTCCCAACCCCTTGAGTCCTTCCCAAACACATCCAACGGCATCGTCAGTTGGAAGACTCCACTCTCCTCCGATCTCACGCCCTCAGACTCCCTTACAGCTGGAATCGCGACTTGCCCAGCAGACTCTGGCTACCTGGCCCATCACCGCCACGAGCAAGCGGAAATGTACCTAATCCTCAAGGGCGAAGGGCTTGTGAGAGTTGACGGGGACGAGAGAAGGGTAGAGAAAGGGGATGCAGTGTTCATACCCGGCAATGCTGAGCACGGGATCCGGAACGTCGGGCAAGGGGATTTGGAGTGGTTCTATTGCTTTGCGGCGGACAAGTTTGGGGATGTGGGTTATAGATTTTCTGGCTCTGTCGAGAAGGCGAAGCTGTGA
- a CDS encoding Structure-specific endonuclease subunit SLX1, translated as MEKGIAPIPALYACYLLRSIARHSSLYIGSTPHPPRRLKQHNGDAGGGAKRTSKDSLRPWEMTCLVTGFPSKIAALQFEWAWQNPNLTRHIAPDDRITQTKMTSRISPKTGRVRKRSARPRLSLTDRLANLHLLLRANSFERWPLKLTFYAEDVHRVWTKLPGVSVERLRTGIDVVMDESSRGLPTAPKADDPALPATAVGIQAVDVGYSSFKPQLEKSQVLFSGETSHDCAVCNKAVPSSGAVTLICPDAACNATTHIQCLSIRFLQTTNYKDAMVPTHGHCPSCGTKLQWVDLVKELTLRMRGEKEVKALFKPKRARKGTVAKSASVVDESSAEDDDPLDMVLDEEDDHFHELPESSDDEAPRIRSDPSPGHTAFKRPKPFTTFSEPVIDDSDPDEVELL; from the exons ATGGAGAAGGGCATCGCGCCGATACCAGCCCTCTACGCCTGCTATCTCTTGAGGTCCATCGCAAGGCATTCGTCCTTGTACATTGGCAGCACGCCGCACCCACCACGACGTCTCAAACAACACAACGGAGATGCTGGTGGAGGCGCGAAACGTACGTCGAAAGACTCGCTCAGGCCGTGGGAGATGACTTGTCTTGTCACGGGCTTTCCGAGTAAGATTGCGGCTCTTCAGTTCGA ATGGGCATGGCAAAATCCAAACTTGACTCGCCACATTGCACCGGACGATCGCATAACGCAGACCAAGATGACTTCACGCATATCACCCAAGACAGGCCGCGTGCGGAAACGTTCAGCGCGACCGCGTCTGTCTTTGACGGATCGGCTGGCAAATCTGCATCTCCTGCTCAGAGCAAACAGCTTTGAAAGGTGGCCGCTAAAATTGACGTTCTATGCCGAGGATGTGCATCGAGTCTGGACTAAGCTGCCTGGTGTGAGCGTCGAGAGACTGCGCACTGGGATTGACGTTGTTATGGATGAAAGTAGTCGAGGCCTGCCAACTGCGCCAAAAGCGGATGATCCTGCTTTGCCTGCTACTGCGGTAGGGATTCAAGCTGTGGATGTTGGCTACTCGAGCTTCAAGCCACAACTTGAGAAGAGCCAGGTCCTTTTCTCTGGAGAAACCAGTCACGACTGCGCGGTTTGTAACAAGGCGGTTCCATCCTCGGGCGCGGTAACTTTGATATGCCCAGACGCGGCATGTAACGCCACTACGCACATTCAGTGTCTATCAATTCGCTTCCTCCAAACTACAAATTACAAGGACGCGATGGTGCCCACACATGGACACTGCCCGAGCTGCGGTACTAAGCTGCAATGGGTGGATCTCGTCAAGGAGCTGACACTGAGGATGCGCGGCGAGAAAGAAGTCAAAGCACTGTTCAAGCCGAAGCGAGCGAGGAAAGGCACTGTGGCGAAGTCAGCATCTGTCGTCGATGAGTCTTCTGCTGAAGACGATGATCCGCTGGACATGGTGCTTGACGAAGAGGACGATCACTTCCACGAGCTGCCGGAGAGCAGCGACGATGAGGCGCCGAGGATAAGAAGCGATCCAAGTCCTGGCCATACCGCTTTCAAGCGACCAAAGCCATTCACAACGTTCTCGGAGCCAGTCATTGATGATAGCGATCCGGATGAGGTTGAACTCCTCTAA
- a CDS encoding N-acylethanolamine-hydrolyzing acid amidase: MPPATRSQTVRQTVAHGYSASPSRLTDQEKAENNVRLREQASGYASRATSQSSTRSARSKAPDEPPRFVINLSLPPEQRYLEVCEAFKDQIRGLTPLSDEVVGDMASWLPLKGLHRMNRTFLSGVRDGEENRELKGISKATGVDMYLLVCFNVLLDLFMGCSSGGAAISDGNGGSKMVHFRTLDCGMPSLRKIVVQLDFIPETDGPTIASCITYAGYVGILTGVRKDFSVSLNFRPNRLDKYKFWSDTRYYWHLAMVLLGRRRSVSSELRSLLLPTKIKAIDTMTGRNGSALTTTACYLCFSDGTETTVIEKDRATAVFRSSNDFIVITNNDLDHEDEKVAEAAQRFEDERSPFVSALAEIVEEGKDRRLCAHHNYHNMRKQQAKHIAASDEDSLRRVLNVDDIVKMVQRYPTTNETTHYACVMDPTQGDIKWCRRWVKPVTSRWIREHASNDY; this comes from the exons ATGCCACCAGCGACCCGCAGCCAGACTGTCCGTCAGACAGTTGCACACGGTTACTCCGCCTCACCCAGCAGGTTGACGGACCAGGAAAAGGCCGAGAACAATGTCCGCCTACGAGAACAGGCCAGTGGATATGCCAGCCGCGCGACATCGCAATCCTCCACTCGATCAGCCCGAAGCAAAGCACCGGACGAACCGCCTCGATTCGTGATCAACCTCTCACTCCCACCAGAGCAACGATATCTCGAAGTATGCGAAGCGTTCAAAGATCAGATACGAGGCCTGACACCACTCTCCGATGAGGTCGTGGGAGACATGGCATCCTGGCTACCACTAAAAGGGCTGCATCGAATGAACAGGACATTCCTAAGCGGCGTCCGTGATGGTGAAGAGAACCGAGAATTGAAGGGCATAAGCAAGGCGACTGGCGTGGACATGTATCTTCTGGTATGCTTCAACGTCCTTCTCGACCTCTTCATGGGATGTTCATCGGGAGGAGCAGCGATCTCAGATGGCAACGGGGGCTCCAAGATGGTACACTTCCGAACGCTGGACTGCGGCATGCCTTCACTCAGAAAGATCGTTGTACAGCTGGACTTCATACCAGAGACGGACGGCCCAACGATCGCTTCTTGCATCACATATGCAGGCTATGTCGGTATCCTGACCGGTGTCAGAAAGGACTTTAGCGTGAGCCTCAACTTCCGACCAAATCGGCTGGACAAGTATAAATTCTGGTCGGACACTAGATACTACTGGCATCTCGCGATGGTCTTGCTGGGCAGACGACGCAGCGTCTCAAGCGAGCTGCGAAGTCTTCTTCTACCCACCAAGATAAAGGCTA TCGACACGATGACTGGTCGGAATGGATCAGCACTTACGACCACTGCCTGCTACCTTTGCTTCAGCGACGGGACCGAGACCACTGTCATCGAAAAAGACCGAGCTACAGCAGTCTTTCGCTCAAGCAACGACTTCATCGTCATTACCAACAACGACCTAGATCACGAAGATGAGAAAGTAGCGGAAGCTGCTCAACGCTTCGAAGATGAGCGATCACCCTTCGTCAGTGCACTGGCAGAAATTGTCGAAGAAGGAAAAGACCGACGACTCTGCGCTCATCACAACTACCACAACATGCGCAAGCAACAGGCCAAACACATTGCAGCTTCGGACGAGGACAGTCTGAGGCGAGTCCTCAACGTCGACGATATCGTGAAGATGGTGCAGCGATATCCCACCACCAACGAGACCACCCACTATGCCTGCGTAATGGACCCTACGCAAGGCGACATCAAGTGGTGTCGAAGATGGGTGAAGCCTGTGACTTCAAGGTGGATACGTGAGCACGCCAGCAACGACTACTGA
- a CDS encoding FAD-dependent monooxygenase DEP4, which translates to MCDGLASKPNPVNLTGAADFDRPVFNYGELRKKGGTLASDPNVTSVTVVGASKIGYDAVYMFAGHGKKVDWVICKSGGGAVWKSPPWIKMGPWTVMLEHIFSPCIWGDFDGFGWIRAFLARTRVGRWLTDSLWEKIRVDTVDGNGYRKGQSLKHLEPWESRHLELQHRRARPPPFRPGHDPSQRHFPIARRQDAVVQITGWQLTPTITWKSDGIDASIGIPSTNYSLENHKFWNDLDQKADSHILHQFPRLKTPPTKKLLFTQPITPMRLYRGVAPPGLTASGDRSLCFLKMVHCTSNLVLAETQALWAFAYLNDKLDIEEQNVHWDTALTSRFGKWRYPWGFSQWYPEFVYDAVPYADMLLTDFGVRRWREVFEGYSVRDLWGICGEWVERQGEGGVSRL; encoded by the exons ATGTGTGACGGCCTTGCATCTAAACCCAACCCGGTGAACCTCACAGGCGCCGCGGACTTCGACAGGCCCGTCTTCAATTACGGGGAATTGCGAAAGAAGGGAGGAACACTCGCGAGTGACCCCAATGTCACCTCCGTGACGGTAGTTGGTGCAAGCAAGATTGGCTACGATGCAGTATACATGTTTGCCGGGCATGGCAAAAAGGTAGACTGGGTCATTTGCAAATCCGGTGGAGGAGCAGTGTGGAAGTCACCGCCTTGGATCAAGATGGGTCCGTGGACGGTGATGCTTGAGCACATT TTCAGTCCTTGCATCTGGGGCGATTTTGACGGCTTTGGCTGGATACGAGCGTTTCTGGCAAGGACTAGAGTGGGTAGGTGGTTGACAGACAGCCTGTGGGAGAAGATTCGGGTGGATACGGTTGATGGTAATGGGTATAGGAAGGGGCAGAGTTTAAAGCACCTGGAGCCGTGGGAGAG TCGGCATCTTGAACTACAACACCGACGTGCACGACCTCCTCCGTTCCGGCCAGGTCACGATCCATCACAACGACATTTCCCTATCGCAAGGCGGCAAG ACGCCGTCGTCCAGATCACAGGCTGGCAACTCACACCCACAATCACATGGAAATCTGACGGCATCGACGCATCAATCGGCATCCCAAGCACGAACTACTCCCTCGAAAACCACAAATTCTGGAACGACCTCGATCAAAAAGCAGACTCCCATATCCTCCACCAATTCCCACGCCTAAAGACCCCACCCACCAAAAAGCTCCTCTTCACCCAACCCATCACCCCAATGCGCCTCTACCGCGGCGTCGCCCCACCCGGCCTCACAGCCTCCGGCGACCGCTCCCTCTGCTTCCTCAAAATGGTCCACTGCACCTCCAACCTCGTCCTCGCCGAAACCCAGGCTCTCTGGGCCTTCGCGTACCTCAACGACAAGCTGGACATCGAGGAGCAGAACGTCCACTGGGACACGGCACTTACGAGTAGGTTTGGGAAGTGGCGGTATCCGTGGGGGTTTTCGCAGTGGTATCCGGAGTTTGTGTATGATGCGGTTCCGTATGCGGATATGTTGTTGACGGATTTCGGGGTGAGGAGGTGGAGGGAGGTGTTTGAGGGGTATTCGGTGAGGGATTTGTGGGGGATTTGTGGGGAGTGGGTGGAGAGGCAGGGGGAGGGGGGAGTGAGTAGATTGTGA